In Brachybacterium saurashtrense, the genomic stretch CGCGGAGGTACTCGGGAGCCAGCGGGCGCACCCCGGCCTCGCCCTGGATGGGCTCGGCGAACACGGCGGCGACGTCCCCGGGCGCGAGGGCGTCGGCGAGCGCCTGCTCGTCCCCCGCCTCGAGGAACTCGACCCCGCCGGGCAACGGCTCGAAAGGAGCGCGGTAGGCCTCCTTCGAGGTGAGGGCGAGGGCGCCCATGGTGCGGCCGTGGAAGGAGTTCGCCAGGGCGAGGATCCGGGGCCGGCCCGTGCGACGGGCGATCTTGAACGCGGCCTCGTTGGCCTCGGTGCCGGAGTTCGCGAAGAACACGCCGGAGCCGGCCGGGGCGCCGGAGAGCTCCAGGAGCTTCTCGGCCAGCTCGATCTGCGGGGCGGAGGCGAAGAAGTTCGAGACGTGCCCGAGGGTCTCGGCCTGCTTGCTCAGCGCGGCCAGCAGCGCCGGGTGGGCGTGCCCGAGGGTGTTGACCGCGATCCCGGCGAGCAGGTCGAGGTACTGGGTCCCCTCGGTGTCCCACACGTGCACGCCCTCGCCGCGGGCGAGCACCTTCTGCGGGGCGCCGAACACGGGCAGGAGCGCCTCGCCGTAGCGGGCGGCGTAGTCGTCGGCCCCGTCGGCCGCGTGCGCCGCACCGGTCGCGGGCGTCGTGGCGTTGTGCTCAGACGCAGTGGCGTTCCGCTCAGACATAGTCGTCCCTCCTCACCATCGTGCCCACACCCTTGGTGGTGAACACCTCCAGCAGCACGGCGTGCTCGATGCGTCCGTCGATCATCGCGGCGGTGCGCACCCCGGCGTCCACCGCGCCCAGCAGCGCCTCGGCCTTGGGGATCATCCCGGAGGTGAGGCTCGGGAGCATGGCGCGCAGCTCGCTCGCGGAGATCTCGGGGATCAGCGAGGCGCGATCCGGCCAGTCGCGGTACAGGCCCTCCACGTCGGTGAGCATCACCAGCTTCTCCGCGTCCAGGCCCTCGGCGAGGGCGGCGGCGGCGAGATCCGCGTTGATGTTCAGCACGTCCCCGGTGGGGGTGCCGGCGGCGTCCACCTCGGGGGCGATCGAGGAGATCACCGGGATCCGCCCTCCCTCGAGCAGGTCGCTGATCGACTCGATGTTCACCGAGGAGACCGCGCCCACGTGCCCGAGGTCCACGTCCTCGCCGTCCACCACGGTGCCGCGGCGGGTGGCGGTGAACAGGCGCGCGTCCTCCCCGGACATCCCGATGGCGAAGGGCCCGTGCTGGTTGATCAGCCCCACCAGCTCGCGACCCACCTGGCCCACCAGGACCATGCGGGCGATGTCCATCGTCTCGGCGTCGGTGACGCGCAGCCCGCCGCGGAAGGTGGACTCCTTGCCCACCCGCTCGAGCATCGCGTTGATCTGCGGCCCGCCGCCGTGCACCACGACCACATGGATGCCGGCCAGGCGCATGAACACGATGTCGGCCGCGAAGCCGCGGCGCAGCTCGTCGTCGACCATCGCGTTGCCGCCGTACTTCACCACCACGATCCTGCCGCGGAAGCGCTGCATCCACGGCATCGCCTCGATGAGCACACCGGACTTCTCGCGCGCCTCGGTGCGGGCCGCGTCGAGCTGCGCGAGCGGGTTCTTGCCCACGCGCGGGGTCTCGGCCGGCGGGGCGCCCTCGGGGGTCGGGGCGGTCTGGTCAGGGCTCATGAGGAGTAGGCGCTGTTCTCTTCGACGTAGTCGTGGGTGAGGTCGTTGGTCCAGATGTCCCCGGTGGCGGTGCCGGCGCCGAGGTCCACCTCGATGAGGGTCTCGCGCGGGGTCATGTCCACCTCGGAGCGGTCGCGGTGGGCACCGCCGCCGCGGCACACCTCCACGCCGTTGACGTGCACGGAGAGTTCAGCGACGTCGAACGGGGCGATCGCCTCGGGCACGCAGCCGGCGGCCGCGACGATCCGGCCCCAGTTGGGGTCGTTGCCGAACACGGCGGCCTTGACCAGGTTGGAGCGGGCGATCTCCCGGGCCACGGCGAGCGCGGCCTGCTCCGTGCTCGCGGCGCGGACCACCACGTGCACGTCGTGGCTGGCGCCCTCGGCGTCGGCGACGAGCTGGCGGGCGAGGTCCGCGCTGACGACGCGCACCGCCTCGGTGAGCTCCTCGAGCGAGGGCGCGATCCCGGAGGCGCCGGAGGCGAGCAGCAGCACCGTGTCGTTGGTGGACATGCAGGCGTCGGAGTCCACCCGGTCGAAGGTGGTGGCGGTCGCGGCGCGCAGCGCGGCCTCCGCCGTGGCGGCGTCGACGTCGGCATCGGTGGTGAGCACCACCAGCATGGTCGCGAGCTGCGGGGCGAGCATCCCGGCGCCCTTGGCGATCCCGCCCACCACCACGCCGGAGGCGGTGGTGGCCTCGGCGGTCTTGGGCACCGTGTCGGTGGTCATGATCGCGCGGGCGGCGGACTCGTCGGCCTGCGTTCCGGCGTCGAGCCCGGCGACGGCGGCGGTGGCGCCGGCCAGCAGCGGCTCCATCGGCAGCCGCTCCCCGATCAGTCCGGTGGAGCACACCAGCACGTCCTGGGCGTCCACGGCGAGCTCCGCGGCGAGGTGCTCGGCCGTGCGGTGGGTGTCGGCGAAGCCCTCGGGGCCGGTGCAGGCGTTGGCGCCGCCGGAGTTGAGGATCACGGCGCGGGCGCGGCCGTCGGCCACGGCCTGGCGCGACCAGAGCACGGGGGCGGCCTGGACGCGGTTGGCGGTGAACACGGCGGCGGCGGTGTCGCGGGGGCCGTCGTTGAGGACGACGGCGAGGTCCGGGGCGCCGCTGGCCTTGAGACCGGCGGCGAGGCCGACGGCGCGGAAGCCACGGGGGCGGGTGATCGACACGGGGGCTCCTGAGAGTGAGAGCGGGTGGGAGGTGCGGCGCCGACGGGGGCGTCGACGGGGCGGGGGCGCGGTCGGCGCCGTGCGGGCGGCCGGGCCGACGGGACCGTCAGGGGGCGAGCGCGGTGCGGGTGAGCCCGGTGGTCTCCGGCAGACCCAGCGCCAGGTTCAGCGACTGCAGCGCCGCCCCGGCGGTGCCCTTGACGAGGTTGTCGAGAGCGGAGATCACGGTGGCCTGGCCGCTGCGTCGATCCACGGCGGCACCGATGCGCAGCGTGTTCGCCCCGGTCACCTCGCCGGTGGTGGGGAACGCTCCCTCGGGCAGGACGGTGACGAAGTGCTCCTCGGCGTAGTCGCGCTGCAGGGCGTCGAGCAGGTCGCCGGTGGTGGTGCCCTCCGCCACGCGGGCGGTGCACACGGCGAGGATGCCGCGGCTCATCGGCACCAACACCGGGGTGAAGGTGAGGCGCTGGCCGTCCGTGCCGGTGGCGCGGCGGAGGTTCTGGAGCACCTCGGGCACGTGGCGGTGGGTGCCGCCCACGGCGTACGGGGACGCGCTGCCGGCGGCCTCGCTGAACAGCAGATGCTGCTTGGCGGCGCGCCCCGCGCCGGAGTAGCCGACGGGGAGCACGGCGTTCAGCGCGGCCGGGTCCACCAAGCCGGCGCGCACCACCGGCGCGAGGGCCAGGGAGACGGCGGTGGCGTTGCAGCCGGGCACGGCGATCTCGTGGGCGTCGCGCAGGAGGTCCCGCTGCCGGGTGCCGTCGGCGAGCGGCAGCTCGGGCATGCCGTAGGTCCAGGTGCCGGAGTGCTCGCTGCGGTAGTAGTCCTCCCAGTCCTGCGCGGACTCGAGCCGATGATCGGCGCCGAGGTCGAGCACGAGCACGCTCGGATCCTCGGCGCGCAGGGCGGCGGCGATCGCGCCGGACTGGCCGTGGGGCAGCGCGAGCACCACCACGTCGTGCCCGCGGAGGGTCTCGACGCTCGTCTCCTGCAGCACGGGGTCGTGGCCGAGGTCGATGTGCGGGGCGACCTCGCTGAGAGGCCTGCCGGCGCTGGAGTGCGCGGTGACGGTCGCGACCTCCACCCCGGGATGCCCGGCGAGCAGGCGGAGCGTCTCGCCGCCGGCGTAGCCGGAGGCGCCGACCACCGCGACGCGGGGGCGGCGCGACGCAGGATCAGACATGGTGCGGGCCGGGGATGCAGTGCTCGCGGACGTCATGCCGGAAGTATATACAGTGCGATGCATGAACAGCCAGCCGCAGGGGGAAACCGTCCATCCCGCGGACACGAGCCCGTCGCATCGTGGTGATGACCGGCTCCCGACCGGCCGCGACGCCGGTCCGGCGCCGACGAGCGCCCCTCGACCCGCGCGGCGCCGGCGCTCTCAGCGCCGCTGCGCGGCGCTGCCGTAGAGCGGCTCGGTGAAGGCGGAGACCAGCTCGGTCTGGTCACCGTCCTGGAGCTGGTACGTCACATAGGCGCCGCACCCCTCCTCCACGGTGCGCTCGGCCAGGGAGCGCACGATCTCCGGCGTGGCCCAGGCGGCGCTGAGATCGACGGCCGCCGCCCCGTACCGCTCGCGCGGCAGGCCGGGCACGTCGTAGTAGCGGAAGCTGCCGTAGTAGGGGTTCCACGCGTAGTCGAGCAGATCGCCCGCGCGCACTCCGTCGAGCTCGAGGTGCTCGGCCGAGGGGCCGATCACGTAGAAAGTGAGCAGCCGGTTGGGCAGGCGCTTGCGCAGGGACTGCAGGAGGTGCACGAAGGAGTGCTCGTTGGGCTGCGCCGTGCCGTTCTCGCCGTACTTCGCCCATTCGTCGTCGAGGTCCACACCGTCCAGGCCGTAGCGGCGCACGAGGGTGGAGACCTCGAGGGCGAAGGCGTCCGCCGCGGCGGCGTCGGGGAAGTTCGCGAACCCGGCGCCCTGGTGGTTGCCGAGCACGGAGAGGAGCACCTTGATGCCCTTCTCCTGCAGCGGGCGAACGTAGGTGTCCACGTTGTCGAGCACGTGCTGCACGTTCTCGTTGCAGTGCAGGTAGGCCCGCTCGCCGTCGTAGTTGATGTTCGCGGCGAAGATGATCGCGATGTCGTAGGCCGCGGAGCCGTCCTCGAGGAGGTAGTCCCCGACATTGAGGATCGAGGTGTCGTTGACCTCGATGTAGGCGATCGAGGCGATGCGGTCGCCGCGTCGCGCGGGTTCGGCGGCGGCGGGGCCGGCGACCGCGCTCGCGGCGACGCCACCGGCGGCGATGCCGCCGAGGCCGGCGATAAGGGTCCTGCGGGAGACGGTGGTCATGTCATGTCCTCCTGGAGCCTGGCACCCGGTGCGTCGGGCGACCGGCGCCACGATGCGCCGGCGCGACGACACTAGACACTTAAGCGCATTAGTGCAAGGCATCACGACACGACGGGGCGGGAACGATGAGGCCGGCCCCGCGGGCGACGGGCTCCTCCTGCGAGAGGCCCGCCGGCCCGGGACTCCGCGCTCCGCCGACCGGGACTCCGCGCGCCGCCCTGTCCGGAGCGGAGCGCGGAGCCGGTGCTCAGGCCCGCAGCACGCCGCCCACGGCGGACTCCACCGCGGCGATGATGCCCGTGCGGGTCGCACCGATCTGCTCGGCGGTGAGGGTGGCCTCGGGCGAGCGGAGCTTCACGGCGTAGGCCAGGGACTTCTTCCCCTCGCCGATCTGCTCGCCGGTGAACACGTCGAAGAGGTGGACGCTCTCCGCGAGATCGCCGGCGCCCACGAGGATCGCGGCCTCGACCGCGCTCGCGGGCACGGAGTCCTCGACCACGAAGGCGAAGTCCTCCTTCGCCGGCGGATAGGTCGGCACCGGCTCGGCGCGGACCACGGCCGGGGCCGCGGCGATCACGGCCTCGAGGTCGAGCTCGAACGCGGCGGTGCGCGCCGGGAGCGAGAACTCCTTGAGCACGGAGGGGTGCAGCTCGCCGGCCGCACCCACCACGATGCTCTCGCCGTCGGCCGCGAGGACGCGCAGCTCCCCGGCGCGGCCGGGGTGGAAGGGCGCCCGCTCGATCTGGCGCACCTCCAGCGCGGCGCCGACGGCCGCGGCCGCACGGCGTGCCATCTCGAAGGCATCGGCCCAGCCCCACGGGCCGGGATCACCCTGCCACGAGTCGGGGCCGGAGGCGCCGCCGAGCACGGCGGCGAGCGCGGTGGTCTGCGCGGGCAGCGCGGCCTCGATCTCCGCGAGCTCCGCCTCGGAGGGGCGCTCGGCCGGGGCGGGCACGGGCGCCGCCATCGCTGCCTCGGAGGCCAGGAACACGGAGCCGCGCTGGAAGATCGCCACGGACTCCTCGCCGCGGCCCAGGTTCCGCTTCGCGACGGGCAGGAGGCTCTGCAGCAGCGCGGTGCGCAGCAGCGGCTCGTCCTCGGCGAGCGGGTTCAGCACGCGCACGGCATCGCGGCGCGCGTCGCCGGTCTCGTAGCGCAGCGCGTCATGGATCGACGGGGCGACGAACGGGGCGGAGTTCACCTCGGTGAGCCCGGCCTCGGCCAGCGCCCGTCGGGCCGCGCGGCGGGCGCGCTGGGCGACGGTGAGCCCGCGCCCGCCGGGCGCCGTCGGCAGCTCGGAGGGGATCTCCGCGTAGCCGACCAGGCGCGCGATCTCCTCGACGAGGTCCTCGCGGATCGTCAGGTCGGGGCGCCAGGACGGCGGGGTGACGCGCAGAGCGTCCTCGCCCTCGCGCTCGACGGTGCAGCCGATCGCCTCGAGGGAGTCGATGACCTGCGCGTCGGTGTACGCGATGCCGACGACCCGCTCCGCATCACGCAGCCCGATCACGACCGGCGCGGGTGCGGTGACCGAGCCCTCGTCGGTGACGTGGGCGGAGACCTGGCCGCCGCCGTGCTCGACGATCAGCTGGGCGGCGCGGTGCGCGGCGATCAGCGGGAGCTGCGGGTCCACGCCGCGCTCGAAGCGCTTGGACGCCTCGGAGGGCAGGCGGTGACGGCGCGCCGTGCGGGCCACGGTGACGGGGTCGAAGGTCGCGGCCTCGAGCACGATGTCGGTCGTGGTCCCGGAGACCTCCGTGTCCTCGCCGCCCATGACGCCGGCGAGGCCGAGCACGCGATCGCCCGCGCCGCCGGCGTCGGTGATGAGCAGATCCGCGGGATCGAGCGTCCGGGTGACGTCGTCGAGGGTGGTGAGCGTCTCGCCCGTGCGGGCGCGGCGCACGGTGATGGGGCCTTCGAGCTTCGCGGCGTCGTAGGCGTGCAGCGGCTGGCCGAGGTCGAGCATCACGTAGTTGGTGACGTCGACGATCAGCGAGATCGGGCGCATCCCGGCGAGCGTGAGGCGGCGCGCCATCCAGCGCGGGGTCTGCGCGGCGGGGTCCACACCGGTGACGCCGAGGGCGACGAAGCGGCGGCAGCCGGCCTCGTCCTCGAGGCGCACCCCGACCTCGCCACCGGCCTGCGCCGTGGTCTCGACGGTGGCGGCCGGATCGGTGTAGGCGGCGCCGGTCGCGTGGGAGTACTCGCGTGCCACGCCCCGCATGGAGAAGCAGTAGCCGCGGTCCGGGGTCACGTTGATCTCGACGACCTCGTCCGCCAGGCCCAGCAGCGCGATCGCGTCATCGCCGGGCTCGGCGGCCAGGCCCGTCGCGTGGCCGCGGCCCAGCACGATGATGCCGTCCTCGCCCTCGGGGTCCGGGCCCAGGCCCAGCTCCTCGCCGGAGCAGATCATGCCGTCGGAGGTGTGGCCGTAGGTCTTCCGCGCGGCGATCGCGAAGTCGCCGGGCAGCACGGTGCCGGGCAGGGAGACGACCACGAGGTCCCCCTCGACGAAGTTGTGCGCGCCGCAGATGATGCCGCGGCTGGGGCGCTCCTCGCCGGGCTGCGGATCCTTCGGGTCGTCGGCATCCTCGTTGTGCTCGGGGCCGACGTCCACGCGCACCCAGTTGATGGTCTTGCCGTTCTTCTGCGGCTCCTTCACGAGCTCGAGCACGCGGCCGACGACCAGCGGGCCGGTCACCTGCGCGCCGAAGATCGCCTCCTCCTCGAGCCCGAGGCGGGAGAGATCGGTGGCAACCTCGAGCGCGCTCGCGGTCGAGGGCAGCTCGACGTGCTCGCCGAGCCAGGTCAGGGGAATGCGCGGCATCTCAGATCTCCGTCCCGTAGTGCTGGGAGAAGCGGACGTCGCCCTCCACCATGTCCCGCATGTCCGCCACGCCGTTGCGCAGCATGAGGATGCGCTCGATCCCGAGGCCGAAGGCGAAGCCCTGGTACTCCTCGGGGTCCACCCCGGCGGCGCGCAGCACGTTCGGATGGACCATGCCGCAGCCGCCCATCTCGATCCAGCCGGTGCCGCCGCAGACGCGGCACTCCAGGTCCGCGTCGTGCTCCAGGCCCAGGCGGGCGTCGCAAGCGAAGCAGCGGAAGTCCATCTCGGCGCTCGGCTCGGTGAAGGGGAAGTGGTTGGGGCGCAGGCGGGTGATCGGCGCGCCGCCGAAGAGGTGCGCGGCGAGCGCGTCGAGAGTCCCCACGAGGTTCGCCATCGTGAGGCCCTTGTCGATCGCGAGGCCCTCGACCTGGTTGAACATCGGCGAGTGGGTCGCGTCCATCTCATCGGCCCGGTAGACGGTGCCGGGGCAGGCGACGTACAGGGGCGCGCCGCGCTCGAGCATCGCGCGGATCTGCACCGGGGAGGTCTGGGTGCGCAGCAGCATCCCGGAGTCCTCGGGCGCGAGGTAGAGGGTGTCCTGCAGGGAACGGGAGGGGTGGTCCTCGTCCGCGTTCAGCGCATCGAAGTTCAGCCAGGCGGACTCGGCCTCGGGGCCCTCGGCGATCTCCCAGCCGATCCCGACGAAGAAGTCCTCGATCCGCTCGGTGAGGGTCCACAGCGGGTGCGCGGCGCCGCGCGGCCGACGGTCCGCGGGGAGGGTGACGTCCACGGTCTCGGCGGCCAGCGCCGCCTCCTCCTCGGCGGCGGCGAGCTCGGCCTGGCGGGCGGCGAGCTCCTTCTGCACCCGGCCCTTGCCCTGGCCGACGAGCTTGCCGGCGGCGGCCTTCTGCTCCTTGGGCAGGTCCTTGATGGCACGGTTGGCGCCGGTGAGCACGCTCGCATCGCCGACGTGGGCGATGCGCACCTGCTTGAGCTCGTCGGTGGAGGCGGCCGCGGCGATCGCGGCGAGGGCGGCGTCGACGGCGGCGGTGATCGCCTGCTCGTCGATCGCGGACGCGCCGGGCGCGGGTGATGTCTCGGACACGGGGTTCGCTTTCGTCCGTCGGGTGGGGAGGGGCCCGGTCTCGAGCCCGGGCACCGCGGACCATTGTAGGAGGAGCATGGCCGCGAGCCGCCGATGGAGTCGATAGGCTGGTCACGTCCCACACACCGTTGAAGGAGCACTTCATGCCCACCACCGTGAAGGGCGTCGTCGCCCTCGCCGAGAAGCAGCCCGCCGAGCTGGTCGACATCGTGATCCCCGATCCGGGGCCGCACGACGTCGTCGTCGACATCGAGGCGACCGGTGTGTGCCACACCGACCTCGCCTACCGCGACGGCGGCATCAACGACGAGTTCCCGTTCCTGCTGGGCCACGAATCCGCCGGCCGCGTCTCCGTGATCGGCGAGTCCGTCACCCACGTGCAGGTGGGCGACTACGTGGTGCTGAACTGGCGCGCCGTGTGCGGCGAGTGCCGCGCCTGCAAGAAGGGTGTGCAGCAGTACTGCTTCGACACCCACAACGCCTCGCAGCCCATGACCCTCACCGACGGCACCGCGCTCACCGCCGCCCTCGGCATCGGCTCCTTCGCGGAGAAGACCCTGGTCCACGAGGGCCAGTGCACGAAGGTCTCCGAGGACGCCCCGGCCGAGGTCGCGGGCCTGCTGGGCTGCGGCGTGATGGCCGGCATCGGCGCCTCGCTCAACACCGGCCAGGTGCAGCGCGGCGAGTCCCTCGCCGTGATCGGCCTGGGCGGTGTGGGCTGCGCCGCGATCGCGGGCGCGACGCTCGCCGGTGCCACCACCATCATCGGCCTGGACGTGGACGAGAAGAAGCTCGCCGCCGCGAAGGACCTCGGCGCCACCCACACGGTGCACACCGCGGGGATGTCCCCGCAGGAGGTGGCGGAAAAGGTGCAGGAGCTCACCGGCGGGTTCGGCGCGGACGTGGTCGTGGACGCCGTGGGCATTCCGCAGACCTACGAGACCGCGTTCTACGCCCGCGACCTCGCCGGGCGCGTGGTGCTGGTGGGCGTGCCGCGCCCGGGCGTGGAGCTCACGCTGCCGCTGCTGGACGTGTTCGGCCGCGGCGGGGCGCTGAAGTCCTCCTGGTACGGCGATTGCCTGCCCGAGCGGGACTTCCCCTACCTGATCGACCTGTTCCTGCAGGGCCGCCTGCCGCTGGACCGCTTCGTCACCGGCCGCACCGATCTCGCCGGCACCGACGCGGCGCTGTCCTCGCTGCACGAGGGCGACATCCTGCGCACCGTGGTGGAGGTGGCCAAGTGACCGCGCGACTGGACCATGCCGTGACCTCCGGCACCTTCTCGCTGGACGGCGAGACCCACGAGGTGGAGAACAACGTGTGGGTGCTGGGCGACGACGAGCAGTGCGTCGTTTTCGACGCCCCGCACGACGTCGAGAAGGTCGAGGAGCTCGTGGGCGACCGCGAGTGCGTGGGCATCCTGCTCACCCACGCGCACGACGACCACGTGCGCTTCGCGCCGGAACTCTCCGAGGCGCTCGAGGCGCCGATCCTGCTCAACCCCGCCGACCGCGAGGTCTGGCAGCTCACCCACGGGGATCTTCCCTGGGACGACGACGTGGCCGACGGGGACATGTTCACGATCGCCGGCGTGGACCTCGAGGCGCTGCACACCCCGGGCCACTCCCCCGGCTCCACCTGCTACTACTCCGAGGAGCTGGGGGCCGTGTTCACCGGCGACACCCTGTTCCAGGGCGGGCCCGGGGCGACTGGACGCTCCTTCTCCTCGCGGGAGAGCATCGAGGAGTCCGTGCGGGAGCGGCTGTTCGCGCTGCCGGAGGACACGGTGGTGCACACCGGCCACGGCCCGGACACCACCATCGGCACCGAGAAGCGGGCGGCGCAGGGCGACTGGCTCTGAGCCCTCGCACCCCCGCGATCCCCGCCGCACCCGGTCCCGGGCTGCGGCGGGGATCGTCGCGTTCAGGGCCCGCTGCGCGGCGTGTCGTTCGCGGAGCCCTCGGGATCGCTCGACGTCGCTGCGGCCTCCTCGGCGTCGTTCCCGCCCCCGCCCCGCAGGCTCGCCAGATACGCGTTGTACGCGGCGAGCTCGGCGCCGCCGTCCCGCTCCGCCTTGCGGTCGAACTGGCGGGCGCGACGGTCCTCGGACTTCATCCACAGCACGGCCACGATGATCGCGTAGCCCACGGTGGGCACCTCGGAGATCGCCCACATGATGGTGCCGCCGCGCTGCTGGATCAGCTCCAGGCGGTCCAGCGAGTACATGCCCAGCTCCAGGTACCAGTCCTGCGCCACGATCCAGGTCGCGGAGACCATCGCCACCCCGAAGAAGGCGTGGAACGCGAGAGTGACCAGCAGCGTGATCAGCTTCAGCACGGGGTTGATCGGTCGGGGCGCGGGGTCGATCCCGATCAGCACCCAGGCGAACAGGTAGCCGGAGGCCAGGAAGTGCACGGCCATCAGCACGTGCCCGAGGTGGTGGTACATCGCCATCTCGAACAGCGGCGAGAAGTAGAACAGGATCAGCGAGCCCACGAAGATCAGCCCTGCCACGGGCGGGCTGGAGATCACCCGCGAGTACCCCGAGTGCAGCGCCGCCAGCACCCATTCCCGGATCCCGCGGGAGCCGTCGGTGCGGGGAGCGACCGCGCGGGACAGCAGCGTGACCGGTGCGCCCAGCACCCACAGCGGCGGCACGATCATCATCATCGCCATGTGCTGGATCATGTGGGCGTCGAAGCGGAACTTGCCCCAGGCGGCGGCGGTCCCGTTCATCACCCACACGAACGCGGCCACGCCGGCGAGGAAGCAGGCGGTGCGCAGCCACGGCCAGGCGTCGCCGCGGCGGGTCAGGCGCACCACGCCGGCGGTGTAGGCGCCCGCCATCACCGCGGCCAGGGCGAGGGAGACCCAGTCCGGCTGGAACTCGGTGAACAGCGTGCTCGGGGAGAACGGCCGCTCCGGCGGGGCGAAGCCCACCAGGGACAGGGTCCGCAGCTCGCCCACGGCGGGGACGTCCTGCGGGACCGGCGGGGCGGTGCGGCCCAGCGCCACCGACGTGCCGATCACCAGCGCCATCACCAGTCCCTCGGTGGCCGCGAGGTGGCGGAACCGCACCCTGTCCCCCAGCCGCCGCCGCTGCAGCGCGCCGAGCATCGCGAGCGTCACCAGCCCGAGGGCCTTGACCAGCACCAGGCGTCCGTATCCGGTGGTGACCAGCTCGCCCCAGGAGTCCATCCGCATCAGCGCACTGAGCACACCGCTCAGCGCGAGGGCCGCCACGGCGGCGAGGGCCCAGGGCGAGAAGCGTCGGATCGCGGTCGCCGCCTGCTCCTGGGTCATCCAGGGGCCGAGCAGGAACAGCACCAGCAGCCCGCCCGCCCACACGGAGACCGCCACCAGGTGCACCGCCATCGCGTTGACGGCGTTGATGTGGTCCAGGCTCGCGCCGGCGTGCCCGGCCAGGCCCAGCGAGGCCGCGCCGATCCCGGCCAGGGCCAGCCCCCAGCAGGCGAGCACGGTGGAGCGGGCGAGCCCGTAGCAGGCGGCGGCGAGGCCGGCGAGCACGGCGATGCTGAGCTGGATCCGGCCCAGTTCGCCGGCCAGCGCCACCTGCCACACGTTCTGCGCGGTGCCGGCGCCGGTCGCCTCGAGGCCGCCCAGCGGGATCAGCGCGAGGGAGGCGAGCGCCCACAGCAGCGCGCCCGCGGCGGCCAGCCTCGCCGTGCGCCGGCGCAGCGGGTCCAGGGTGGTCACTTCGCGGCGTCCCGGCCCCGGCAGCAGCAGCGCCACGGTGCCGCCGGCCCCGATCGCGAGCAGCAGGCCCAGGTGGTGGAGGCTGCGCACCACGG encodes the following:
- a CDS encoding MBL fold metallo-hydrolase, with translation MTARLDHAVTSGTFSLDGETHEVENNVWVLGDDEQCVVFDAPHDVEKVEELVGDRECVGILLTHAHDDHVRFAPELSEALEAPILLNPADREVWQLTHGDLPWDDDVADGDMFTIAGVDLEALHTPGHSPGSTCYYSEELGAVFTGDTLFQGGPGATGRSFSSRESIEESVRERLFALPEDTVVHTGHGPDTTIGTEKRAAQGDWL
- a CDS encoding cytochrome c oxidase assembly protein; its protein translation is MTDLARRTSALAVPLLLLLTVVAALTGLAATGALARSELVPASPLVTWGLPVVRSLHHLGLLLAIGAGGTVALLLPGPGRREVTTLDPLRRRTARLAAAGALLWALASLALIPLGGLEATGAGTAQNVWQVALAGELGRIQLSIAVLAGLAAACYGLARSTVLACWGLALAGIGAASLGLAGHAGASLDHINAVNAMAVHLVAVSVWAGGLLVLFLLGPWMTQEQAATAIRRFSPWALAAVAALALSGVLSALMRMDSWGELVTTGYGRLVLVKALGLVTLAMLGALQRRRLGDRVRFRHLAATEGLVMALVIGTSVALGRTAPPVPQDVPAVGELRTLSLVGFAPPERPFSPSTLFTEFQPDWVSLALAAVMAGAYTAGVVRLTRRGDAWPWLRTACFLAGVAAFVWVMNGTAAAWGKFRFDAHMIQHMAMMMIVPPLWVLGAPVTLLSRAVAPRTDGSRGIREWVLAALHSGYSRVISSPPVAGLIFVGSLILFYFSPLFEMAMYHHLGHVLMAVHFLASGYLFAWVLIGIDPAPRPINPVLKLITLLVTLAFHAFFGVAMVSATWIVAQDWYLELGMYSLDRLELIQQRGGTIMWAISEVPTVGYAIIVAVLWMKSEDRRARQFDRKAERDGGAELAAYNAYLASLRGGGGNDAEEAAATSSDPEGSANDTPRSGP
- a CDS encoding phenylalanine--tRNA ligase subunit alpha, whose product is MSETSPAPGASAIDEQAITAAVDAALAAIAAAASTDELKQVRIAHVGDASVLTGANRAIKDLPKEQKAAAGKLVGQGKGRVQKELAARQAELAAAEEEAALAAETVDVTLPADRRPRGAAHPLWTLTERIEDFFVGIGWEIAEGPEAESAWLNFDALNADEDHPSRSLQDTLYLAPEDSGMLLRTQTSPVQIRAMLERGAPLYVACPGTVYRADEMDATHSPMFNQVEGLAIDKGLTMANLVGTLDALAAHLFGGAPITRLRPNHFPFTEPSAEMDFRCFACDARLGLEHDADLECRVCGGTGWIEMGGCGMVHPNVLRAAGVDPEEYQGFAFGLGIERILMLRNGVADMRDMVEGDVRFSQHYGTEI
- a CDS encoding S-(hydroxymethyl)mycothiol dehydrogenase is translated as MPTTVKGVVALAEKQPAELVDIVIPDPGPHDVVVDIEATGVCHTDLAYRDGGINDEFPFLLGHESAGRVSVIGESVTHVQVGDYVVLNWRAVCGECRACKKGVQQYCFDTHNASQPMTLTDGTALTAALGIGSFAEKTLVHEGQCTKVSEDAPAEVAGLLGCGVMAGIGASLNTGQVQRGESLAVIGLGGVGCAAIAGATLAGATTIIGLDVDEKKLAAAKDLGATHTVHTAGMSPQEVAEKVQELTGGFGADVVVDAVGIPQTYETAFYARDLAGRVVLVGVPRPGVELTLPLLDVFGRGGALKSSWYGDCLPERDFPYLIDLFLQGRLPLDRFVTGRTDLAGTDAALSSLHEGDILRTVVEVAK